In Oryzihumus leptocrescens, the following are encoded in one genomic region:
- a CDS encoding DNA-directed RNA polymerase subunit beta' gives MLDVNFFDELRIGLATAEDIRQWSHGEVKKPETINYRTLKPEKDGLFCEKIFGPTRDWECYCGKYKRVRFKGIICERCGVEVTRAKVRRERMGHIELAAPVTHIWYFKGVPSRLGYLLDLAPKDLEKVIYFAAYMITSVDTEARHRDLPSLEAQIEVEKKEHVNRRDADIDARAKKLETDLAELEAEGAKADVRRKVREGAEREMTQIRKRADQQIERLEQVWDRFKNLKVQDLEGDEVLYREMRDRFGLYFEGGMGAAAIQKRLETFDLEAEAELLREIIATGKGQKKTRALKRLKVVTAFQTTTNKPMGMVLDCVPVIPPDLRPMVQLDGGRFATSDLNDLYRRVINRNNRLKRLLDLGAPEIIVNNEKRMLQEAVDSLFDNGRRGRPVTGPGNRPLKSLSDMLKGKQGRFRQNLLGKRVDYSGRSVIVVGPQLKLHQCGLPKQMALELFKPFVMKRLVDLDHAQNIKSAKRMVERARPVVWDVLEEVITEHPVLLNRAPTLHRLGIQAFEPQLVEGKAIQIHPLVCSAFNADFDGDQMAVHVPLSAEAQAEARILMLSSNNILKPADGRPVTMPTQDMIIGLFHLTTEVEDGKGAGRAFASVSEARMAFDAGELELGSRVKIRMVDVVPPLGTTLPEGVEASEDGRVPSLTVESTLGRALFNDTLPLDYPFVDAPVDKKALSTIVNDLAERYSKVQVAASLDALKETGFHWATRSGTTVSISDVVTPPRKVEILEGYETKAAKVQTQYERGLITDDERRQELIEIWTQATNEVAKEMEGNLPKTNPIFRMVSSGARGNWMQLRQIAGMRGLVSNPKGDIIPRPIKANFREGLSVLEFFISTHGARKGLADTALRTADSGYLTRRLVDVSQDVIIREDDCGTDRGLTMPIAVKGADGTLREHEDVETSVYARTLAEDVVHEGETLALAGIDLGDVVIDALIAAGVEEVGVRSVLTCDSKVGTCAACYGRSLATGKLVDIGEAVGIIAAQSIGEPGTQLTMRTFHTGGVAGDDITQGLPRVVELFEARTPKGVAPIAEATGRVRVEDTDKTRRIVLVPDDGSDEHAYPVSKRSRLLVADGDHVAVGTKLVQGAIDPKQVLRILGPRAVQMHLVDEVQAVYRQQGVSIHDKHIEVIVRQMLRRVTIIEAGDAELLPGELAERGRFETENRRVLAEGGKTASGRPELMGITKASLATESWLSAASFQETTRVLTDAAIQAKSDPLLGLKENVILGKLIPAGTGLPRYRNIKVEPTEEAKAAMYAMPSYEQFDYPAFGPGSGEAVRLDDATLGFDRD, from the coding sequence GTGCTCGACGTCAACTTCTTCGACGAGTTGCGCATTGGCCTGGCCACGGCGGAGGACATCCGCCAGTGGAGCCACGGCGAGGTGAAGAAGCCCGAGACCATCAACTACCGGACGCTCAAGCCGGAGAAGGACGGTCTCTTCTGCGAGAAGATCTTCGGTCCCACCCGGGACTGGGAGTGCTACTGCGGCAAGTACAAGCGCGTCCGCTTCAAGGGCATCATCTGTGAGCGCTGTGGCGTCGAGGTCACCCGCGCCAAGGTGCGTCGTGAGCGGATGGGCCACATCGAGCTCGCCGCTCCGGTCACCCACATCTGGTACTTCAAGGGCGTGCCCAGCCGCCTGGGCTACCTGCTCGACCTGGCCCCGAAGGACCTCGAGAAGGTCATCTACTTCGCGGCCTACATGATCACCTCGGTCGACACCGAGGCGCGTCACCGCGACCTGCCCTCGCTCGAGGCGCAGATCGAGGTCGAGAAGAAGGAGCACGTCAACCGTCGCGACGCCGACATCGACGCCCGCGCCAAGAAGCTCGAGACCGACCTGGCCGAGCTGGAGGCCGAGGGTGCCAAGGCCGACGTGCGCCGCAAGGTGCGCGAGGGTGCCGAGCGTGAGATGACGCAGATCCGCAAGCGTGCGGACCAGCAGATCGAGCGCCTCGAGCAGGTCTGGGACCGGTTCAAGAACCTCAAGGTCCAGGACCTCGAGGGCGACGAGGTCCTCTACCGCGAGATGCGGGACCGGTTCGGCCTGTACTTCGAGGGCGGCATGGGTGCCGCGGCGATCCAGAAGCGTCTGGAGACCTTCGACCTCGAGGCCGAGGCCGAGCTGCTGCGCGAGATCATCGCCACCGGCAAGGGCCAGAAGAAGACCCGCGCCCTCAAGCGCCTCAAGGTCGTGACCGCCTTCCAGACCACCACCAACAAGCCCATGGGCATGGTGCTGGACTGCGTGCCGGTCATCCCGCCGGACCTGCGTCCGATGGTCCAGCTCGACGGTGGCCGCTTCGCCACCTCCGACCTGAACGACCTGTACCGCCGCGTGATCAACCGCAACAACCGGCTCAAGCGACTGCTCGACCTCGGTGCGCCGGAGATCATCGTCAACAACGAGAAGCGGATGCTCCAGGAGGCCGTGGACTCGCTGTTCGACAACGGCCGTCGCGGCCGCCCGGTCACGGGCCCCGGCAACCGTCCGCTGAAGTCCCTGTCCGACATGCTCAAGGGCAAGCAGGGTCGCTTCCGCCAGAACCTGCTGGGCAAGCGCGTCGACTACTCCGGCCGTTCGGTCATCGTCGTCGGCCCGCAGCTCAAGCTGCACCAGTGCGGCCTGCCCAAGCAGATGGCGCTGGAGCTGTTCAAGCCGTTCGTGATGAAGCGCCTGGTCGACCTCGACCACGCGCAGAACATCAAGTCGGCCAAGCGCATGGTCGAGCGGGCCCGCCCCGTGGTCTGGGACGTCCTCGAAGAGGTCATCACCGAGCACCCGGTCCTGCTGAACCGTGCGCCCACGCTGCACCGCCTCGGCATCCAGGCCTTCGAGCCGCAGCTGGTCGAGGGCAAGGCCATCCAGATCCACCCGCTCGTCTGCTCGGCCTTCAACGCCGACTTCGACGGTGACCAGATGGCCGTGCACGTGCCGCTGTCCGCCGAGGCCCAGGCCGAGGCGCGCATCCTGATGCTCTCGAGCAACAACATCCTCAAGCCGGCCGACGGCCGCCCGGTGACCATGCCCACCCAGGACATGATCATCGGCCTGTTCCACCTCACCACCGAGGTGGAGGACGGCAAGGGCGCCGGGCGGGCGTTCGCCTCCGTGTCCGAGGCCCGCATGGCCTTCGACGCCGGCGAGCTGGAGCTCGGCAGCCGGGTCAAGATCCGGATGGTCGACGTCGTCCCGCCGCTGGGCACCACGCTGCCCGAGGGTGTCGAGGCCTCCGAGGACGGCCGCGTGCCGTCCCTCACGGTCGAGTCCACGCTCGGTCGCGCGCTGTTCAACGACACCCTGCCGCTGGACTACCCCTTCGTCGACGCCCCCGTCGACAAGAAGGCGCTGTCGACCATCGTCAACGACCTCGCCGAGCGTTACTCCAAGGTGCAGGTCGCGGCGTCCCTGGACGCCCTGAAGGAGACCGGTTTCCACTGGGCGACCCGCTCGGGCACGACCGTGTCGATCTCCGACGTGGTCACCCCGCCGCGCAAGGTCGAGATCCTCGAGGGCTACGAGACCAAGGCCGCCAAGGTGCAGACGCAGTACGAGCGCGGTCTGATCACCGACGACGAGCGTCGCCAGGAGCTCATCGAGATCTGGACCCAGGCCACCAACGAGGTCGCCAAGGAGATGGAGGGCAACCTCCCCAAGACCAACCCGATCTTCCGGATGGTCTCCTCGGGTGCCCGTGGTAACTGGATGCAGCTGCGGCAGATCGCCGGTATGCGTGGTCTGGTGTCGAACCCGAAGGGTGACATCATCCCGCGCCCGATCAAGGCGAACTTCCGTGAGGGCCTGTCCGTGCTGGAGTTCTTCATCTCCACGCACGGTGCCCGTAAGGGTCTGGCCGACACCGCGCTGCGTACTGCCGACTCGGGTTACCTGACCCGTCGTCTGGTGGACGTCAGCCAGGACGTCATCATCCGCGAGGACGACTGCGGCACCGACCGTGGCCTGACCATGCCGATCGCGGTCAAGGGCGCCGACGGCACCCTGCGCGAGCACGAGGACGTGGAGACCAGCGTCTACGCCCGCACCCTGGCCGAGGACGTCGTGCACGAGGGGGAGACCCTCGCGCTCGCCGGCATCGACCTCGGTGACGTGGTCATCGACGCGCTGATCGCCGCCGGCGTCGAGGAGGTGGGGGTCCGTTCGGTGCTGACCTGTGACTCCAAGGTCGGCACCTGCGCCGCCTGCTACGGCCGCTCGCTGGCCACCGGCAAGCTGGTCGACATCGGTGAGGCGGTCGGCATCATCGCCGCCCAGTCCATCGGTGAGCCCGGCACCCAGCTGACGATGCGGACCTTCCACACCGGTGGTGTGGCCGGTGACGACATCACGCAGGGTCTGCCCCGTGTGGTCGAGCTGTTCGAGGCCCGCACCCCCAAGGGTGTGGCCCCGATCGCCGAGGCCACCGGCCGGGTCCGCGTGGAGGACACCGACAAGACCCGCCGCATCGTGCTGGTGCCGGACGACGGCTCCGACGAGCACGCCTACCCGGTCAGCAAGCGCTCGCGCCTGCTGGTCGCGGACGGCGACCACGTGGCCGTCGGCACCAAGCTGGTCCAGGGTGCGATCGACCCCAAGCAGGTCCTGCGCATCCTCGGCCCCCGCGCGGTCCAGATGCACCTGGTCGACGAGGTCCAGGCGGTCTACCGCCAGCAGGGTGTGTCGATCCACGACAAGCACATCGAGGTCATCGTCCGCCAGATGCTGCGTCGGGTGACGATCATCGAGGCCGGCGACGCCGAGCTGCTCCCGGGCGAGCTCGCCGAGCGTGGTCGCTTCGAGACCGAGAACCGTCGGGTGCTGGCCGAGGGCGGCAAGACCGCTTCGGGTCGTCCGGAGCTCATGGGCATCACCAAGGCCTCGCTGGCCACGGAGTCCTGGCTCTCGGCGGCGTCCTTCCAGGAGACGACGCGGGTCCTCACGGATGCGGCCATCCAGGCCAAGTCCGACCCGCTGCTCGGCCTCAAGGAGAACGTCATCCTCGGTAAGCTCATCCCCGCCGGCACGGGCCTGCCCCGCTACCGCAACATCAAGGTGGAGCCGACCGAGGAGGCCAAGGCGGCGATGTACGCCATGCCGAGCTACGAGCAGTTCGACTACCCGGCCTTCGGCCCGGGCTCGGGCGAGGCGGTCCGGCTCGACGACGCCACCCTGGGCTTCGACCGCGACTGA
- the rpsG gene encoding 30S ribosomal protein S7, with protein sequence MPRKGPAPKRPLVIDPVYGSPLVTQLVNKILLDGKKSIAETIVYGALEGCRQKTGTDPVVTLKRALDNVKPTLEVRSRRVGGATYQVPVEVRAGRSTTLALRWLVGYSRQRREKTMTERLMNEILDASNGLGAAVKRREDTHKMAESNKAFAHYRW encoded by the coding sequence ATGCCTCGTAAGGGTCCCGCCCCCAAGCGTCCGCTCGTCATCGACCCGGTCTACGGCTCGCCGCTGGTCACCCAGCTGGTCAACAAGATCCTGCTCGACGGCAAGAAGTCCATCGCCGAGACGATCGTCTACGGCGCCCTCGAGGGCTGCCGCCAGAAGACCGGCACCGACCCGGTCGTCACCCTCAAGCGCGCGCTCGACAACGTCAAGCCGACCCTCGAGGTCCGCAGCCGCCGTGTCGGTGGCGCGACCTACCAGGTCCCGGTCGAGGTCCGCGCCGGCCGCTCCACCACGCTGGCTCTTCGCTGGCTGGTCGGCTACTCGCGTCAGCGTCGTGAGAAGACCATGACCGAGCGCCTCATGAACGAGATCCTCGACGCCAGCAACGGCCTCGGTGCCGCGGTCAAGCGTCGCGAGGACACGCACAAGATGGCCGAGTCCAACAAGGCCTTCGCGCACTACCGCTGGTAA
- a CDS encoding PadR family transcriptional regulator, which translates to MTEQRVVSDRQAQWLRGVLDLAVLATLATDGRSYGYAVMQSLDAAGIHGLKGGTVYPVLGRLEADGLVTSAWAAGEKGPGRKWFTITPAGLDALATGATGWAEFAEGVSAVLSGTRRRRSVRRQRPAAQPA; encoded by the coding sequence GTGACGGAGCAGCGGGTGGTCAGTGACCGGCAGGCGCAGTGGCTCAGGGGGGTGCTCGACCTGGCCGTCCTCGCCACGTTGGCCACCGACGGCCGCAGCTACGGCTACGCGGTGATGCAGTCGCTGGATGCCGCCGGCATCCACGGGCTCAAGGGCGGCACCGTCTACCCGGTGCTCGGGCGGCTGGAGGCCGACGGCCTGGTCACCAGCGCCTGGGCGGCGGGGGAGAAGGGGCCGGGGCGCAAGTGGTTCACGATCACCCCGGCCGGCCTGGACGCGCTGGCCACGGGGGCGACCGGCTGGGCGGAGTTCGCCGAGGGGGTCAGCGCCGTGCTCTCCGGCACCCGCCGGCGCCGGTCGGTGCGCCGTCAGCGACCTGCCGCACAGCCTGCCTGA
- the rpsL gene encoding 30S ribosomal protein S12 produces the protein MPTINQLVRKGRADKVTKTKTPALKGSPQRRGVCTRVYTTTPKKPNSALRKVARVRLTSGIEVTAYIPGVGHNLQEHSIVLVRGGRVKDLPGVRYKIVRGSLDTQGVKNRKQARSRYGAKMEKK, from the coding sequence GTGCCTACGATCAACCAGCTGGTCCGGAAGGGCCGCGCGGACAAGGTCACGAAGACCAAGACGCCGGCGCTCAAGGGCAGCCCCCAGCGCCGCGGCGTGTGCACGCGCGTGTACACCACCACCCCGAAGAAGCCGAACTCTGCCCTGCGCAAGGTCGCCCGTGTGCGCCTCACCAGCGGCATCGAGGTCACGGCGTACATCCCGGGTGTGGGCCACAACCTGCAGGAGCACTCCATCGTGCTGGTGCGTGGTGGCCGTGTGAAGGACCTTCCCGGTGTTCGCTACAAGATCGTGCGCGGCTCGCTCGACACCCAGGGTGTCAAGAACCGCAAGCAGGCCCGTAGCCGCTACGGCGCGAAGATGGAGAAGAAGTAA